ccaatccggtgctaccaagacaggagccgtcaccaagcgctccttcaacttctcgtatgcctgcaaacaatcagaaTTAAAGTCAAatggcacatctttcataagtaaggaagatagaggtttggcaactttagaaaaatctttgataaaacgccggtaaaaaccggcgtggcctagaaaacttctaactccctttatggacgccggaggtggtaagttcttaATCACTTCAACTTTCGCCTTGTCCACCTCGATTCCGTCCCCCGAAaccttgtgccctaggacaattccctcttgtaccatgaagtggcatttttcccaattaagcACCAAGTTTGTTTCCTCACATCTCCTCAACACCACCGTCAgattctgcaaacaatcatcaaacGAAGAGCCAAATAtcgagaaatcatccataaaaatttcaaggaaagtttctatcatatcatggaatatagcggtcatgcaacgttgaaatgtggcaggggcattacaaagaccaaacggcatgcggcgaaaagcaaaagtgccgtaaggacaagtgaaagtggttttctcttggtcctccggtgcaatcataatttggttgtaccccgaatacccatccaaaaagcaataaaactcatgacccgctaacctctcaagcatctgatcaataaagggaaggggaaagtggtctttacgggtggcatcattcaattttctataatcaatgcacacatgCCATCCCGTAACCgtcctagtgggtattaattcattattttcatttgtgataacagtaatcccacctttctttggcacacattgaacaggacttacccatgcactatcagatataggatagataatacctgcatcgagaagcttaatcgtttcagctttcactacctcttgcatcttaggATTCAATCTTCgctgaggttgcacaagaggtgagtacttctcttccatcaatatcttgtgcatgcagactgacggattgattcctttgatatccgccaccttccacgcaaatgcacCCTTGTGTGCTTTCAATACTTCCAAcagtttgtcctccatcacatctgtcaaagcagcagaaacaatgacaggtaaagtgttattctcacctaagtaCACGTATttgaggtgtggaggcaacggCTTCAGCTCAAGTGTTGGGGGatcctcgatgcttgacctttgaggggtcaaatctcttcgttctcctagatcctctagtcgcatcctcattggccttctccatggttggttggcattaaagtgtgCCACAATTTCAGCTCTCTCCTCATCcaattcctcttctcccaattcagtatcgatagtggcctccaaagggtcccttagagcatcctgcacatagttagacgcaagagagtcaaaagcatcaattcgaaaacaactatcagaatgcagtgtgtgcttaagtgcattaaaaacgtcaaatgtaatctcttcttcgcccactctcaatctcaacttcccctcttgcacatcaatcagcgccttgccagttgcaaggaacggtctACCCAAAATGAGAGGCATCTcggtatcctcctccatgtcgagcaccacgaaatcggcaggaaaaatgaatttgtccactttcactagcacatcctcaatcactccgcgggggtacttgaccgatctgtcagccagttgcaaggacatcctcgtcggcttaggctcgcccaacccaagtttcctaaacacagaaaatgGCATCaggttaatacttgcaccaagatcacataatgctttatgaaaaacaacatcaccaatcatgcaaggaatagagaaactccctgggtcttttagcttcggtgggattttgttttgcaccaaagcagagCAACTCTCAGTCAAGTTcactgtcatgtgatcctccaatttTCGCTTGTTAGCTAAGATGTCCTTTAAGAATttggcataactaggcatttgcattaaagcatcggcaaagggaatattgatatgcaattttttaaacacctcaagaaatttgccgaattgtgcatctagttttgcctttttcaatgctgcagggAAAGGCGGGGGGATAACAATCTTAGGATGTGCCGTgggtgctggtgtagagttagatGACTTACTTTTTGACGCCTCAGCATGCTCATCCGATACTTGGCTTTTCTCTCTCTCTAGGCTCCAAAATCtttccactcttcaactcaatggccttcacttgctcttttggattagtttcggtgttgcttggcaaggtgcccggctctcgatttgctatcatcttggccaatTGCCCAATCTGAGTTTCGAGCCCCTTAATCGACGCATCTtgattttgaagtctagtttcagtggatgaaataaacttagacatcatttgctccaagttggacttttcttctctaggaggctCGGATTTGTACATTGGTTGTttgccatattgttgtcctccttgcggtctaGTTTGACTGTTTTGgccgccccatgagaagttaggatgttgcctccacccaggattgtatgtgttcgaataagggtcatgccttgggcggttttggactcccacttgatgcACCGGTACTCCTTcgggcacatagaatggattgtcatcttgacagtctttcacatagtgCTCACCTCCACATTTCTCATAGAATACCTCTTGCAAACGCATAGCCGTGCCACCCAAGTTCAAGCCAtctattttcctgtttaaagcatcaagttgtgcagtaatagcagaaaaatcagttacctggtgcactcctgcacttctccgctggttgtttctgtcagattgaggatgataactgctagcagccatctcctccaacaactcatatccttcttccgcaGTCTTCCTCAACAGGTTCCCAcacgcagcagcatctatcatagtacggttaggagtaagcaaaccataatagaaggtttgaacgactaacccaagtggcaactcgtgatgtggggatcttcgtaatagatctttgaaacgctcccatgcctcatatagtgactcttgatcgaagtgagcaaatgttgtgatgtctgcccgcagcttcatggtcttcgatggaggaaagtatttgatgagaaacgccttcgccatgtcctcccatgtagctatcgaacctacaggtaaacaattcaaccaagctttagctttatcacgcaaagagaaaggaaataaacgcagtctaacagcatcatcagagactccattaaatttaaaagtatcgcaaatctcaagaaaatccgcgatgtgtgtgtttggatcgtccacagcagttcctccaaattggacggtgttctgaatcatctggataatGGCTGGTTTTATTTCGAATTGGTTTGCCCGCACAATCggcctcacaatgctggggcgtgcaccatccaaagaaggctgggcatactctaacatgggtatgcggcgtggcattTCAATTCGTCTCTCGTTTTGGCGCTCCGCCTCCTGCTCTGGCTCGTGCCTTTCCATCAGTTCCTTAagtctttgctgttgtcttcgcctgcggaaagtcctttcaatttcagggtcaCACTCAAGCTCcaagtcaagtgactttggcatgcaccggAAGAGATATCTGAattaaaatatggagtgttagttcggtaaaaataaaatacactaaagaaaataactaaaaatataattgtagattaacagtccccggcaacggcgccaaaaacttgatcgagcaaaacttgcactatgaattccccaagaaaatatgattttgtatgctcaaaatgtaatcgcaagtgcacgatgtcaagtaatagtatagtgtatatgaatacgagtatcgttccactggagactgtatttaacaattattattttagttattaaaactttagcgacgaaatttgattgtttgttttatgactaataaaattcaagaaaatttaattaaacaagatCAAAGATTAATTGATGaaatatgaatgctaaatcaatggattaaatttcaaatgataaaagaatttgttgggaattctggttcacctaccccttattaatttattaattcgttcggttgtgttctacgcttccgacaggatttcctattcaattgaacacactctctcgagctatgtcaaactaattcactcaatgaagtaattaaatgtctttaattatttatcaagaatgaatcgcatttcgattaaTGAaaccccctagttttcgaccctaaggactatgactatcggcacgtatccaatttcatatatctatgcaaattgtagatccgcgaattacaccactcgatcctatcactagttttttctctcgaactcactcgtgatataaaatagtcgttaaagttagctacgctcaacgacacaatgaaaatcgtagaataatcaagaataaatcacaaaccGACATATAAATTAACCAACTAaaagttcggggtaggatcccctttaatcccaacaaataattgaagttagctactagaattcataattaaaataagcaaaacaatgtttaaacaaaggaaattaaactagaaatactaggcgtgacgaaatctgcgaagaacgatgcccggaaaccgttgaatcttcaatccaagtgcaaaagcTTTCCCAAAATCCTTTGTGCTCTCAAAATTATGTCTGAATCCCCCCAAAAATCGGCCAAGCCCCTTTTCATATCATTCTCCTCTCCAAAATAAGGTAAGGAATCGCACACAATATTTTGCCAAAAAtagatggcgctcgggcggtagaaaactaccgctcgagcgccacactctctgtaatTAACCTCGTAACATgcagcattcgcgctcgggcggtagaaaactaccgctcgagcgccgactcttCTGTATTTTTTCTTTTGGTGATCAatgctcgcgctcgggcggtagaaaactaccgtcCGAGCGCCGACCTTGCTGCACTTCAGTTTCTTGAGTTGGCACTTTGGTTCCAATTTTTTTGGTTTTCCGGCtccttttcctgcaaattcatcatgcCCAAGTGAGACATAATCAAAAGCAATTAATTACTAAAAAATGAACAAaaagtaaatgaaatgcatgcatgcacaatgtaaacacaattaaaactaatgcaataaacacgtaaaaacacccCTTATCAACGCATCCACTCACAGGTACTAACTACAATACTTGGAGTCGCGCGATTTCAATGGCATTAACAGCCAAAAATAAGCTCGTTTTTGTTGATGGGGCTTATCTACGCCCTCCGATGGATGATTTGTTGTACGGAGCTTGGAATCGCTGCAATAGCATGGTTATTTCGTGGCTTTTGAACTCCGTTAGCCGCGAAATATCGAATAGTCTTCTGTATATACCTACAGCATCTGAAATTTGGATCGACTTGAGAGATCGATTTCACCAGAGCAATGCTCCGAGAATTTTCCAGCTCAAGAAGCTTTTAACTGGTTTACATCAGGGATCCATGGACATCAACGCTTATTACACCAAATTACGAACTCTCTGGGATGAGTTGAAGGATTTTCATCCTGTATCTGTCTGTAATTGCGGATCAATGAAGGATTGGGTCAATTATCAGAATCAAGAGTGTGTGATGCAATTTTTAATGGGGTTAAATGAGTCTTATGCACAGATTCGTGCCCAAATTTTGATGATGGATCCAATTCCTGTGATTTCTAAGGTTTTTTCACTAGTTGTTCAGGAAGAGCGGCAACGTTCTATCCACAAAGACATTACAAGTCCTTCTGCAGATCAATATTCCTTCACTCATCAGTCTTCCGTGGCAGCTATGACTAAAGGAAACCAGTATGTTAAAGACAATTCTGGTGACAGCACTCATCAGTCTTCCGTGGCAGCTATGACTAAAGGAAACCAATATGTTAAAGACAATTCTGGTGACAAGCCAATCTGCTCTCATTGTCATATGACAGGGCATACAATTACCAAGTGTTACAAAATCCACGGTTATCCGGTTGGTCATCCAAAATATAAACAACTACAATTAGGCAGTGGTCGGCAGATACATGTCAACCAAGCACATACTCCACCTGTTCCAGCACATACCTCACCTGCTCCCTCAATGAATTCAATGGCGAGTTCTCTGAATCCTGATCAGTGCAAGGCAGCTCATTGCTTTCTTGAGTTCACAGCTTCAACTTGGTCATACTAGTGCACTTGACACACAACAACTTGGACCTTCTGCTTCTTGTTTCAGTGGTAACTATTCTTTGGCATTTGGTCTTAACCCTTCACTCAGCACACGTTGGGTATTGGACACAGGTGCTACCCATCATATTTGTTGTTCATTGAGTTTCTTCTCATCGAGCAAGTCATTTTCCTCAAGAGTTACTTTGCCTAATAACTCAGTGGTGTATGCCACACACATTGGTTCTGTACAATTGTCTCCTGATTTGTATCTAGATGATGTGTTGTTCGTCCCTCAATTTAGTTTTAACTTGCTTTCTATCAGCTCGTTAACTAATCACACTCCTTGCTCGGTTCATTTTCTTTCTGATTCCTGCTTTATTCAGGCACTTACCACGAACAAGATGATTGGGATGGGTAGCAGGATGGGAAATCTGTACGTTCTACATCATTCCAGCCCACAACATCATTCCAGCCCACAACATCAGTCCAGCACATGTCATTCCAGTTCCTCTCCAACAGTCTGTAATGTTGCTTTTTCAAAATTAGAATTGTGGCATTATAGAATGGGTCACCCTTCTTTTCCTAAACTGTCAGTCTTAGAGAATgtttttggagataattctttAAAGCATGATGGTGTAATGCATTGTTCGATATGTCCTTTGTCCAAACAAAAGAGGTTACCTTTTATTTCGCAAAACACACTATGTAATAGTCCTTTTCACCTACTTCATATTGATATTTGGGGACCTTTTACACCTCTGAGCATTGAGGGATACAAATACTTCCTTACTATAGTTGACGATCATACTCTTTTCACATGGATTTATTTGTTGAAATCTAAATCCGATGTTTTGCATCTATTTCCAGAATTTTGCAAAATGATCCATACTCAATTCGGACAGAAAATTAAATCGGTTCGATCGGACAATGCTCCAGAACTAAATTTTTCAGATTTCTATAAGGCCGAGGGAATTGTCTCTTATCATTCTTGTGTTGAAAGACCACAACAAAACTCTGTTGTGGAAAGGAAACATCAACACATTTTGAATGTGGCAAGATCCTTAATGTTTCAATCCAATATTCCCCTACCATACTGGAGTGATTGTGTTTTAACCTCTGTTTATCTTATCAATCGTACACCTTCTTCTCCAATTTTAAATCAAACTCCTTTTGAACTTCTATACCGTAAGAAACCCCTCTATAATCATTTGAGAGTTTTTGGTTGCATGTGTTATGGGTCTACCCTCTTGAATCATCGCACAAAGTTCTCTCCTAGAGCTATTAAATCTGTCTTCCTTGGATACCCAAGTGGTTACAAGGCCTATAAACTCCTCAATCTTCTCACAAACGAGGTGTACATTAGCAGGGATGTGGTGTTTCATGAAACCATTTTCCCTTTA
This Primulina eburnea isolate SZY01 chromosome 2, ASM2296580v1, whole genome shotgun sequence DNA region includes the following protein-coding sequences:
- the LOC140824047 gene encoding uncharacterized protein, yielding MALTAKNKLVFVDGAYLRPPMDDLLYGAWNRCNSMVISWLLNSVSREISNSLLYIPTASEIWIDLRDRFHQSNAPRIFQLKKLLTGLHQGSMDINAYYTKLRTLWDELKDFHPVSVCNCGSMKDWVNYQNQECVMQFLMGLNESYAQIRAQILMMDPIPVISKVFSLVVQEERQRSIHKDITSPSADQYSFTHQSSVAAMTKGNQYVKDNSGDSTHQSSVAAMTKGNQYVKDNSGDKPICSHCHMTGHTITKCYKIHGYPVGHPKYKQLQLGSGRQIHVNQAHTPPVPAHTSPAPSMNSMASSLNPDQCKAAHCFLEFTASTWSY